A genomic window from Sulfurospirillum diekertiae includes:
- the rfbG gene encoding CDP-glucose 4,6-dehydratase, whose translation MESLVMQHLFGGIYKDKTVLVTGHTGFKGSWLVYWLKQMGAKVVGYSLEAPTHPNHLALLDLDIASIIGDIRDLETLDKTFATYKPDIVFHLAAQALVRPSYANPIETYETNVMGTLKVFEACRKHQVKAIVNITSDKAYENKEWIWGYRENDPMGGYDPYSASKGCADLLATSYRNSYFNTNDYKKSHQTLLATCRAGNVIGGGDWAQDRLMSDIMLSVSQGKKVSIRNPKATRPWQHVLEPLSGYLQVGQKLLEERVEFAEAWNFGPSDEGSICVEEVVLHVKKHWDAIAYEINRDPNQLHEANLLKLDCSKAHIKLHWKDVWDSEDTFEKTVKWYKAFYETHEILSQKDLENYIVDAKEKNIAWTIK comes from the coding sequence ATGGAAAGTTTGGTAATGCAACATCTTTTTGGTGGTATCTACAAAGATAAAACTGTCTTAGTCACAGGACATACAGGCTTTAAAGGCTCATGGCTTGTGTATTGGCTCAAGCAGATGGGTGCTAAGGTCGTGGGCTATTCTTTGGAAGCTCCCACCCACCCCAATCATTTAGCATTGCTTGATCTTGATATCGCGTCGATCATCGGTGATATACGAGACTTAGAAACGTTAGATAAAACTTTTGCAACCTATAAGCCAGATATTGTTTTTCATTTGGCTGCTCAAGCGTTGGTCAGACCTTCTTATGCCAATCCTATCGAAACCTATGAAACCAATGTCATGGGTACCCTTAAAGTTTTTGAGGCATGTCGCAAACATCAGGTGAAAGCCATTGTCAACATCACCAGTGATAAAGCCTATGAAAATAAAGAGTGGATTTGGGGATACCGAGAGAATGACCCAATGGGCGGGTATGACCCTTACAGCGCTTCAAAAGGATGTGCAGATTTACTCGCAACTTCATATCGCAATTCTTATTTTAATACAAACGACTACAAAAAATCGCATCAAACGCTTTTAGCAACTTGTCGAGCTGGAAATGTCATTGGTGGTGGAGACTGGGCGCAAGATAGATTGATGAGCGATATTATGCTCTCCGTCAGTCAAGGTAAAAAAGTAAGTATCCGAAACCCAAAAGCGACCAGACCGTGGCAACATGTCCTTGAACCACTCAGTGGCTATTTACAGGTCGGGCAAAAACTGCTTGAAGAACGAGTTGAATTTGCAGAAGCATGGAACTTTGGACCCAGTGATGAGGGAAGCATTTGCGTCGAAGAAGTGGTTTTACATGTAAAGAAGCATTGGGATGCGATTGCGTATGAAATAAACCGTGATCCAAACCAGCTTCATGAAGCCAATCTTTTAAAATTAGACTGCTCAAAAGCCCATATCAAGCTTCATTGGAAAGATGTGTGGGATAGCGAGGATACATTTGAGAAGACCGTTAAATGGTATAAAGCGTTTTATGAAACCCATGAAATTCTAAGCCAAAAAGATTTGGAAAATTACATTGTTGATGCAAAAGAAAAAAATATAGCATGGACTATCAAATGA
- the rfbF gene encoding glucose-1-phosphate cytidylyltransferase, producing MKVVLLAGGYGTRIAEETDIKPKPMVEIGGKPILWHIMKIYSHYGFNEFVVLLGYKGYYIKEYFANYFLHQSDITIDLQTNSMEVHNNTSEPWKVTLVDTGLDTMTGGRIKRAQKYIGDESFLLTYGDGVSDIDIAKTVAFHQKHGKALTMSAIQPEARFGNLDIDETMNINSFIEKPKTEAGWVNGGFFVCEPKVFDYLIEDENCIFEQAPLQNLAKDGEMFAYKHDGFWQPMDTLRDNQKLNKLWKENKAPWKVW from the coding sequence GAAAGTCGTATTACTCGCAGGTGGATATGGAACACGAATAGCAGAAGAGACCGATATAAAACCAAAACCGATGGTGGAAATTGGTGGCAAGCCAATTTTATGGCATATTATGAAGATCTATTCCCATTATGGTTTTAATGAATTTGTCGTGCTTCTTGGTTATAAAGGCTATTACATTAAAGAGTATTTTGCAAATTATTTTTTGCACCAAAGTGATATAACCATTGATCTTCAAACTAATAGCATGGAAGTGCATAATAATACCAGTGAGCCATGGAAAGTCACCCTTGTGGATACCGGCCTTGATACGATGACCGGAGGTCGTATTAAGCGTGCTCAAAAGTATATAGGAGACGAGTCTTTTTTATTGACCTATGGAGATGGCGTGAGTGATATTGATATTGCAAAAACGGTAGCCTTTCATCAAAAGCATGGAAAAGCGCTTACAATGTCTGCAATTCAGCCAGAGGCGCGGTTTGGTAATCTTGATATTGATGAAACGATGAATATTAACAGTTTTATAGAGAAACCAAAGACAGAAGCGGGTTGGGTTAATGGTGGCTTTTTTGTATGTGAACCTAAAGTATTTGATTATCTTATTGAAGATGAAAATTGTATTTTTGAACAAGCTCCCTTACAAAATTTAGCCAAAGATGGTGAAATGTTTGCTTATAAACATGATGGTTTTTGGCAACCCATGGATACACTTCGTGATAACCAAAAACTCAATAAACTCTGGAAAGAGAACAAAGCGCCATGGAAAGTTTGGTAA